In one window of Chitinophagales bacterium DNA:
- a CDS encoding SusC/RagA family TonB-linked outer membrane protein: MRKLTVVLTMLAALASFELFAQTKTVTGKVTDGKSGTPIAGVAVSVNGNNVALTGEDGAFTASVPQDAKKLLFKSVGYDNVSADIISGTMMIKMLVSDKNLEEVVVTGYKSAQKRSFAGSAGTIKGEEVANVPIASFDQAMQGRTPGLILRANSGQPGASGSAIIRGRGSINGSTEPIYIVDGIQIAAADFSQLNPNDIENISVLKDAVATSLYGSRGGNGVIVVSTKRGSTGKPKLEVDVYTGWSTLPDFNDMELMNTNQKIDFELRRGGTSLSFYSPRMIDSLRGINTNWFNEITRTGRTHSVNASASGGSDKTKYFASVNYFTQEGTVRNTGFDRITGRMNLTQEAGNFTFGINTTGTVSNFTNTSEANTGIGTPLNAGLWTNPYEQPFVPGRYNAAGNFVAGGTTLTRPRLAESFQPIPTTDLFWNNNKSVDLRAVANINAEYKIPFVKGLSIKTVYGIDYRQFDANAFVDRRTYSAGSNPRPTSGTFANFRTSSFGRSFSKSSRITNTNSINYSRTFGEHSIDGGLYYETVDLKANNNSRTVFLLESPFQNEAGATINSDLLPRVGAGGSEASLESYFGLVNYGFKNRYFITGNVRRDGSSRFGADKRYATFGGVGAAWLISDEKFMDGVSGWLNQLKFKISYGTVGNQEGIGAYQSQGAVGGRLYNATQGSTVTELENTDLQWESRKKFNTGFEFGMFNNRLSGSLEVYSELTDNLFLPAELSRTTGFNTLTRNIGAVRNSGVELAVNYDIVRNKDLRIGVNANFTYNKNAVVRLTDRDTIVSGIVARIKGQPIQSLFLVEYAGVNPQNGNAQYRKLDGTITETYSINDRKIVGNGDPVYFGGFGVDANYKGIAFSAQFSYFGGQSAYNNERNNLENPDYYYDNMITDMLTEWQKPGDITRIPRPGNPFVANTTRFVENNSFVRLRSVTLSYNIPAKILNKAKMRSLMVYASGTNLLTFTKFRGRDPEFNSASLTGAQYPALRTVQAGVRLGF, from the coding sequence ATGAGAAAACTAACTGTAGTGCTAACCATGTTAGCTGCTTTGGCTTCGTTTGAGTTATTTGCTCAGACCAAAACAGTTACCGGTAAAGTAACCGATGGCAAGTCGGGAACGCCTATTGCCGGGGTAGCTGTAAGTGTTAATGGAAACAATGTGGCATTAACAGGTGAAGATGGTGCTTTCACTGCCAGTGTTCCTCAGGATGCAAAGAAGCTCCTTTTCAAATCAGTGGGTTACGACAATGTATCTGCTGATATCATCTCCGGAACAATGATGATCAAAATGCTGGTATCTGACAAGAACCTGGAAGAAGTGGTGGTTACAGGTTATAAGTCTGCTCAGAAACGGAGCTTTGCTGGTTCTGCTGGTACGATCAAGGGTGAGGAAGTGGCAAACGTGCCCATTGCCTCTTTTGATCAGGCTATGCAGGGTCGTACACCAGGTTTGATTCTGCGTGCCAACTCTGGTCAGCCAGGTGCAAGCGGTAGTGCCATTATCAGAGGTAGAGGTTCTATCAACGGTAGTACTGAACCAATCTATATTGTAGATGGAATTCAAATTGCTGCTGCAGACTTCAGTCAGTTAAACCCTAACGATATTGAGAACATTTCAGTACTGAAAGATGCCGTTGCAACATCACTGTATGGTTCTAGAGGTGGTAACGGTGTTATCGTTGTATCAACTAAGCGTGGTTCAACCGGTAAACCTAAGTTGGAAGTAGATGTGTACACTGGTTGGTCTACACTGCCTGATTTCAACGATATGGAATTGATGAATACCAATCAGAAAATCGATTTCGAATTGAGAAGAGGTGGTACTTCACTTTCTTTCTATTCACCAAGAATGATCGACTCTCTGCGTGGAATCAATACCAATTGGTTCAATGAAATTACACGCACTGGTCGTACACACAGTGTTAACGCAAGTGCTTCAGGTGGTAGCGATAAAACAAAGTATTTCGCTTCAGTAAACTACTTCACACAGGAAGGTACAGTACGTAATACTGGTTTCGACAGAATTACTGGTCGTATGAACCTGACTCAGGAAGCTGGTAATTTCACTTTCGGTATCAATACAACTGGTACTGTTTCTAATTTCACGAATACTTCAGAAGCCAATACCGGTATCGGTACGCCGCTGAATGCTGGTTTGTGGACAAACCCATATGAGCAACCATTTGTGCCTGGTCGCTATAATGCTGCCGGTAACTTTGTTGCTGGTGGAACAACTTTAACTCGCCCAAGATTGGCAGAAAGTTTCCAGCCTATTCCCACAACAGATCTTTTCTGGAACAATAATAAGAGTGTTGATCTGAGAGCAGTTGCGAACATCAACGCTGAATACAAGATTCCTTTTGTAAAAGGTTTGTCAATCAAAACTGTTTACGGTATCGACTATCGTCAGTTTGATGCAAATGCATTTGTAGATAGAAGAACGTACAGTGCTGGTTCTAACCCAAGACCTACTTCTGGTACTTTTGCTAACTTCAGAACAAGCTCTTTCGGCCGTTCTTTCTCAAAGAGCTCTCGTATTACGAACACCAACTCAATTAACTACTCCAGAACATTTGGTGAACACTCAATTGATGGTGGTTTGTACTATGAAACAGTTGATCTGAAAGCGAATAACAATAGCAGAACTGTATTCTTGCTGGAATCTCCATTCCAAAATGAAGCTGGTGCTACAATCAATTCAGATCTGTTACCACGTGTTGGTGCAGGTGGTTCTGAAGCTTCTTTGGAATCTTATTTCGGATTAGTAAACTACGGTTTCAAGAACAGATATTTCATCACTGGTAATGTCCGTCGTGATGGTTCTTCTCGTTTTGGTGCTGATAAGCGTTACGCTACATTCGGTGGTGTAGGTGCTGCATGGTTAATCAGTGATGAGAAATTCATGGATGGTGTTTCAGGCTGGTTAAATCAGTTGAAGTTCAAGATCAGTTATGGTACTGTAGGTAACCAGGAAGGTATTGGCGCTTACCAGTCTCAAGGTGCAGTTGGTGGTCGTTTGTATAACGCTACTCAAGGTTCTACTGTTACTGAATTGGAGAACACAGATCTGCAGTGGGAATCTCGTAAAAAATTCAACACTGGTTTCGAATTCGGTATGTTTAACAACAGACTGAGCGGTTCTTTGGAAGTGTATAGCGAATTAACTGATAATCTCTTCCTGCCTGCAGAATTGTCTCGTACAACTGGTTTCAACACCCTGACAAGAAATATCGGTGCTGTTAGAAACAGTGGTGTGGAACTTGCAGTAAACTATGATATCGTAAGAAATAAGGATTTGCGTATCGGTGTTAACGCCAACTTTACTTACAACAAGAATGCTGTTGTACGTCTGACAGATCGTGATACAATCGTATCAGGTATTGTTGCACGTATCAAGGGTCAGCCAATTCAATCATTATTCCTGGTTGAGTATGCTGGTGTTAACCCACAAAATGGTAATGCGCAGTATCGTAAGTTGGATGGTACAATCACTGAAACTTACAGCATTAACGATAGAAAGATTGTTGGTAATGGTGACCCTGTTTACTTTGGTGGCTTTGGCGTAGATGCAAACTATAAGGGTATTGCTTTTTCTGCACAGTTCAGCTACTTCGGTGGTCAGAGCGCTTACAACAACGAGCGTAACAACCTGGAGAATCCAGACTACTATTACGATAACATGATTACAGATATGTTGACTGAATGGCAGAAGCCTGGTGATATCACCAGAATTCCTCGCCCAGGAAACCCATTTGTAGCCAACACTACAAGATTTGTTGAGAACAACTCATTCGTAAGATTGAGATCTGTAACCCTCTCATACAATATCCCAGCTAAAATTTTGAACAAAGCCAAGATGCGCTCTCTCATGGTGTATGCTTCAGGTACCAACCTGCTGACCTTCACCAAGTTCCGTGGTCGTGATCCTGAGTTCAACTCAGCTTCATTAACTGGTGCGCAGTATCCTGCATTGAGAACTGTTCAGGCAGGTGTAAGACTTGGTTTCTAA
- a CDS encoding SusD/RagB family nutrient-binding outer membrane lipoprotein: protein MKIFKKIIMVAGVAGLVATSCNKKFDSMLENPNQPLPAQADADLYVNQIQLSFPGYFDAVQSFGAEFTRQSAFTGANYTNGYSPQSYSGTWSSAYTSIVKNADALIELAAPRRQTYHVGIAYILKGYTMMTMVDCFGDVPYTEANKGNANTNPKLDPGKNVYNAAIALLDSGIANMGRTPSTNVANDMYYGHLSSTATRRAAWATLAKTLKLRAYLNLRLSDAAAATAGINALITGGDLIDTDAEDFTFRYGTQLANPNTRHPRYNDGYRASGGAGGYIGTYFMHAIAVEKILLGQPRDPRREFYFYRQAFAPGSQAQQPCAYNAAPGHYGPDDPFCYTLSGHWGRDHGDNSGIPPDGAQRTVWGIYPAGGKFDDVSITAVGINDGAKGAGIHPIWMSWFTDFTLMEAGITLSGVNLTPAQEKAYFVSGINKNMARVFGYGATVGMAIPSSALTTAASRQTTYVNGMSNLWDAAATDAAKLDLGLKEYYLTTWGNGIESWNMYRRTSRPRALQPMLVASPGAFIRSFYYPADFANLNTNGSQKAGPGVKVFWDTNPDALF, encoded by the coding sequence ATGAAAATATTTAAGAAGATAATTATGGTTGCCGGGGTTGCAGGTCTTGTTGCAACGTCATGTAACAAGAAGTTCGACTCCATGCTGGAGAACCCCAACCAACCACTGCCTGCGCAAGCAGATGCTGATTTGTATGTAAACCAGATTCAGCTGTCTTTCCCTGGCTATTTTGATGCGGTTCAGTCATTCGGTGCTGAATTCACAAGACAGTCAGCTTTTACTGGTGCTAACTACACCAATGGTTACTCACCTCAGAGTTATTCAGGCACTTGGTCATCTGCTTATACAAGTATTGTTAAGAACGCAGATGCCTTGATTGAACTGGCTGCTCCAAGAAGACAGACTTACCATGTGGGTATTGCGTATATCCTGAAAGGTTATACAATGATGACCATGGTAGATTGCTTCGGTGATGTGCCTTATACAGAAGCCAATAAGGGTAATGCAAATACGAACCCTAAGTTAGATCCAGGTAAGAATGTCTATAATGCTGCTATTGCATTATTGGATTCTGGTATCGCCAATATGGGTCGTACACCATCTACCAATGTTGCAAATGATATGTATTATGGTCACCTCAGCTCAACTGCAACACGCAGAGCTGCTTGGGCAACACTGGCTAAAACTTTGAAGCTGCGTGCTTACCTGAATCTGCGTTTATCAGATGCAGCTGCCGCTACTGCTGGTATCAATGCGTTGATTACTGGTGGTGATTTGATTGATACAGATGCTGAAGATTTTACTTTCCGTTATGGTACTCAGCTGGCTAACCCTAACACACGTCACCCTCGCTACAATGATGGTTACCGTGCTTCCGGTGGTGCTGGTGGTTATATCGGTACTTACTTCATGCATGCAATTGCAGTAGAAAAAATCCTCCTGGGTCAACCAAGAGATCCTCGTCGTGAGTTCTATTTCTATCGCCAGGCTTTTGCGCCAGGTTCACAAGCTCAGCAGCCTTGTGCATACAATGCTGCACCTGGTCATTATGGTCCTGATGATCCATTCTGTTACACACTGTCTGGCCACTGGGGTCGTGATCATGGTGATAACAGTGGTATTCCTCCTGATGGTGCTCAGCGTACTGTATGGGGAATTTACCCAGCCGGTGGTAAGTTTGATGATGTTTCTATAACTGCTGTTGGTATCAATGATGGTGCAAAAGGTGCAGGTATCCATCCAATCTGGATGTCATGGTTTACTGATTTTACCCTGATGGAAGCAGGTATCACACTTTCTGGTGTTAACCTTACTCCAGCACAGGAGAAAGCTTACTTCGTGAGTGGTATCAATAAAAACATGGCGCGCGTATTTGGTTATGGTGCAACAGTAGGCATGGCAATACCTTCCTCTGCTTTAACAACTGCAGCAAGCAGACAGACTACTTATGTAAATGGTATGTCAAATCTTTGGGATGCAGCAGCAACTGATGCAGCTAAACTGGATCTTGGTTTAAAAGAATACTACCTTACTACATGGGGTAATGGTATTGAGTCTTGGAATATGTATCGTAGAACCAGCCGTCCTCGAGCATTACAGCCGATGCTGGTGGCTAGCCCTGGTGCATTTATCCGCTCATTCTACTATCCTGCAGACTTTGCTAACCTGAATACCAATGGTTCTCAGAAAGCTGGTCCTGGCGTGAAAGTATTCTGGGATACTAACCCTGATGCGCTGTTCTAA
- a CDS encoding SusC/RagA family TonB-linked outer membrane protein, giving the protein MRKKLLLGFCAMVLSIAMFAQTVVVTGKVTDEKGAALAGATVREKNTNNATSAGADGSYSIKVKPGTKLVISVEGYANREISAKAGAGNDVSLVVDTKNLTEVVVTALGVKREKKALGYAVATVDKKQLEQRPDGDVVRLLNGKAPGVDIGATSGLSGSGTNIIIRGVSSISGDATPLFIVDGVQFDGSTNAQSDFRYGNQSSSRFLDLDPNNIESVNVLKGLSATTLYGAQGRNGVVLITTKNGANTRVNKKTEVTVNQSYFSNTVANLPEYTDKFGGGFDMSTGLTFFSNWGAPFRTPPVRVNHPYNQPGLAGAFPEFQGQTYEFKPYKDNVKNFFRQGAVSTTSINMKGSVGGVNLSANYSYLDDKGFTPGNSVNRNTFGIGGNAKLSNNITLNATFNFVNTDFKSPPNSVSFGSSAANGSGVFADLMYTPPAVDLMNLPYKNPLTGGSIYYRPANDIQNPRWTVENVLTGQKVNRTYGQISTKYDVLKNLNVTYRLGWDNFNTFDYYYQNKGGVQSPLGFMRTVNAQTTIWDHYLIGNYQTDINENWNVTVEAGVNSRQRSDDQTGVASQQQIIFGLFNHGNFINQAFRGEDGSNLNGRSSEQQIGVFTQGSFGYKDYMYVTLGGRNDWVSTLEAQNRSLFYPSASVSFIPTSAIASLQNNKIINYAKVRAGYSTSARFPAPYRTRQALSVNANAFVDRNGTALNTNSIPNRLPNPDLKPELLQEFEIGLEGRFINNRLSVDFTYYNRVSKDQILTQALDPATGYTSKEVNGGDVSNKGIELQLGVTAIKNRNFSWQIDMNYTRNRSMVSNLPSSIKQIPVAGYTDLGAFAMNGQPLGVIQGYYVQRDAKSGQRVVNSAGNYISSNEIGIIGNPLPLWKGALINTLTYKGLSFRMQWDYTHGGDIYSTTTRALLARGVTKDTEFDRYAPVILPGVLENGQPNNIQTSATNAYFANFGFGANDMSIWDGSVIRLREMSLSYAIPESALKKLPFGGISFTISGQNLWYLAPNFPKYSNFDPETSGLGVGSYRGLEFITGPSSRRVGASIRVTF; this is encoded by the coding sequence ATGAGAAAAAAGCTACTGCTCGGCTTTTGTGCCATGGTTTTGTCTATTGCCATGTTTGCACAAACAGTCGTGGTAACCGGTAAGGTTACTGACGAGAAGGGTGCCGCTCTCGCTGGCGCTACAGTCAGGGAAAAGAACACCAACAATGCGACCAGTGCGGGTGCTGATGGTTCCTACTCCATCAAAGTGAAACCCGGTACAAAACTGGTAATCAGCGTGGAAGGCTACGCAAACAGAGAGATTTCGGCCAAAGCCGGTGCAGGTAATGATGTATCACTTGTAGTGGATACAAAAAACCTGACCGAAGTGGTTGTAACCGCTTTGGGCGTGAAGCGTGAAAAGAAAGCTTTGGGTTATGCGGTTGCTACCGTTGACAAAAAGCAATTAGAGCAGCGTCCCGATGGTGACGTGGTTCGTTTGTTAAACGGTAAAGCACCTGGTGTGGATATTGGTGCAACCAGCGGTTTGTCTGGTTCAGGTACCAACATCATCATTCGTGGTGTATCTTCTATTTCTGGTGACGCCACTCCATTGTTCATTGTAGATGGTGTACAGTTTGATGGTTCTACCAATGCGCAGTCTGACTTCCGTTATGGTAACCAGTCTTCAAGCCGTTTCTTGGATCTGGATCCAAACAACATTGAAAGCGTTAACGTACTGAAGGGTTTGAGTGCAACAACACTGTATGGTGCTCAAGGTCGTAATGGTGTGGTGTTGATCACAACCAAGAACGGTGCCAATACACGCGTAAACAAGAAAACAGAAGTTACAGTTAACCAATCTTACTTCTCTAACACTGTGGCAAACCTGCCTGAGTATACAGATAAGTTTGGTGGTGGTTTCGATATGTCTACTGGTTTAACATTTTTCAGTAACTGGGGTGCGCCTTTCCGTACGCCTCCGGTTCGTGTAAACCACCCCTATAACCAACCAGGTCTTGCTGGTGCGTTTCCTGAGTTCCAGGGTCAGACATATGAGTTCAAACCTTATAAGGATAACGTAAAGAATTTCTTCCGTCAGGGTGCTGTAAGCACAACTTCTATCAACATGAAGGGTAGTGTTGGCGGTGTTAACCTGAGTGCTAACTACTCTTACTTAGATGATAAGGGTTTCACACCTGGTAACAGCGTAAACAGAAATACTTTCGGTATTGGTGGTAACGCGAAGTTGAGCAACAACATTACTTTGAATGCTACATTCAACTTTGTAAACACAGATTTCAAATCACCTCCTAACTCAGTGAGCTTTGGTAGCTCTGCTGCTAATGGATCTGGTGTATTTGCTGATTTGATGTATACGCCTCCTGCAGTAGATTTGATGAACCTGCCATACAAAAACCCATTAACTGGTGGTTCTATCTATTACCGTCCTGCTAACGATATTCAGAACCCTCGTTGGACAGTTGAGAATGTGCTCACTGGTCAGAAGGTGAATCGTACTTATGGTCAGATTTCAACAAAGTATGATGTGCTGAAGAATCTGAACGTAACCTATCGTCTGGGTTGGGATAATTTCAACACATTCGATTATTATTACCAGAACAAAGGTGGTGTACAAAGTCCACTGGGTTTCATGCGTACAGTTAATGCGCAAACAACTATCTGGGATCATTACCTGATTGGTAACTACCAAACAGATATCAATGAAAACTGGAACGTTACAGTTGAAGCTGGTGTTAACTCTCGTCAGCGTAGCGATGACCAAACAGGTGTTGCCAGTCAGCAACAGATCATCTTCGGTCTGTTTAACCATGGTAACTTCATCAACCAGGCTTTCCGTGGTGAAGATGGTAGTAACCTGAATGGCAGATCTAGTGAGCAACAAATTGGTGTGTTCACACAAGGTTCATTCGGTTATAAGGATTATATGTACGTAACACTGGGTGGACGTAACGATTGGGTTTCTACACTTGAAGCTCAAAACCGTTCATTGTTCTATCCTTCTGCCAGCGTTTCATTTATTCCTACTTCTGCTATTGCTTCTTTGCAGAATAATAAAATCATTAACTACGCAAAAGTTCGTGCTGGTTATTCAACCAGTGCTCGTTTCCCAGCGCCTTACAGAACTCGTCAGGCCCTGAGTGTAAACGCTAATGCTTTCGTAGATAGAAATGGTACTGCATTAAACACGAACTCAATTCCTAACCGCTTGCCTAACCCTGATTTGAAGCCAGAGTTGCTGCAAGAGTTTGAAATTGGTTTGGAAGGTCGTTTCATCAATAACCGTTTAAGCGTTGACTTCACTTACTACAATCGTGTTTCTAAGGATCAGATCCTGACTCAGGCACTGGATCCAGCAACCGGTTATACAAGTAAAGAAGTAAACGGTGGTGACGTATCTAACAAGGGTATTGAACTGCAACTGGGTGTTACTGCTATCAAGAACAGAAACTTCAGCTGGCAGATTGATATGAACTATACACGTAACCGCAGCATGGTAAGTAATCTGCCATCTTCTATCAAGCAGATTCCTGTAGCAGGTTATACTGATCTGGGTGCATTTGCGATGAATGGTCAGCCTTTGGGTGTTATCCAAGGTTATTATGTTCAGCGTGATGCAAAATCTGGTCAGCGTGTAGTAAACAGTGCTGGTAACTATATTTCTTCAAACGAAATCGGTATCATCGGTAACCCGCTGCCTTTGTGGAAAGGTGCTTTGATCAATACCTTAACATACAAGGGTCTGAGCTTCCGTATGCAGTGGGATTACACACATGGTGGTGATATTTACTCAACTACTACACGTGCTTTGTTGGCTCGTGGTGTTACAAAGGATACAGAGTTCGACAGATATGCACCGGTTATTCTGCCAGGTGTATTGGAAAATGGTCAGCCTAACAATATCCAGACATCTGCTACCAACGCCTATTTTGCCAACTTCGGTTTTGGTGCAAATGATATGAGTATTTGGGATGGCTCTGTAATTCGTTTGAGAGAAATGTCATTGTCATATGCAATTCCTGAGAGTGCTTTGAAGAAGCTGCCATTCGGTGGAATTTCTTTCACAATATCTGGTCAAAACCTGTGGTACTTAGCGCCTAACTTCCCTAAGTACAGCAATTTCGATCCAGAAACATCCGGTTTGGGTGTAGGTTCTTACAGAGGTTTGGAATTCATTACTGGTCCTTCTTCAAGAAGAGTTGGTGCCAGCATCAGAGTAACCTTTTAA
- a CDS encoding ComF family protein, which translates to MPLSLLQDLRTLLFPHYCFGCGTDALPYNTTLCARCKLSLPETGFFAQSDNPVAASFIGRIPIQQAGAGYYFTKDSLLQELLEQLKYKRQPAIGRLLGRYIGHFLANAPLYADIDVLLPLPLNAKKLHLRGYNQADEICNGIREVWPKPVLTHVLERTMHTETQTNKNRLNRWQNMQGSFRVWDKAAIQGKHVLLVDDVMTTGATLEACGQAILAITGTKLSIATVAWTI; encoded by the coding sequence ATGCCTTTATCGCTACTTCAGGATTTACGCACTTTGTTATTCCCGCATTATTGTTTTGGCTGCGGCACAGATGCGCTGCCTTACAACACAACATTGTGCGCCAGATGCAAATTGAGTTTACCAGAAACAGGTTTCTTCGCACAAAGTGATAACCCTGTTGCTGCTAGTTTTATTGGAAGAATTCCTATCCAGCAAGCAGGTGCAGGTTATTACTTTACCAAGGATAGTCTCTTACAAGAACTACTGGAACAGCTTAAATACAAACGACAGCCGGCTATAGGCCGACTATTAGGCAGATATATTGGTCATTTTCTCGCCAATGCCCCCTTATACGCAGACATTGATGTGTTGCTGCCATTGCCACTGAACGCAAAAAAATTGCATTTACGTGGTTATAATCAGGCTGATGAAATATGCAATGGCATTAGGGAGGTTTGGCCCAAACCCGTCCTCACACATGTGCTGGAACGTACCATGCACACCGAAACACAAACCAATAAGAACAGGCTAAACAGGTGGCAAAATATGCAGGGAAGTTTTCGTGTTTGGGATAAAGCAGCCATTCAAGGCAAACATGTTTTGCTGGTAGACGACGTAATGACGACTGGCGCTACGCTTGAAGCATGCGGCCAGGCCATTCTAGCTATCACAGGCACCAAACTCAGCATTGCTACGGTTGCTTGGACCATTTAG
- a CDS encoding zinc metallopeptidase — MNSIMLVSLIFVGISMLVSMQLKSKFTKYSQQPLSIGLSGREVAEKMLRDNGIYDVQVVSVDGFLSDHYNPANKTVNLSPEVYSGTSIAAAAVAAHECGHAVQHATAYTWLNMRSKLVPVVQFSSSIVQWVLLAGILAINVFPSLLLIGIVLFALTTLFSIITLPVEFDASNRALAWLGNANITNSRESSGAKDALKWAAMTYVVAAVASIATLVQYLLIFLGNRERD; from the coding sequence ATGAATTCGATCATGTTGGTCTCGCTGATTTTTGTAGGCATCAGTATGCTGGTTTCCATGCAGCTGAAATCCAAGTTCACGAAGTACAGTCAGCAGCCTTTGTCTATCGGGCTGAGTGGAAGAGAAGTTGCGGAAAAAATGCTGCGCGACAATGGTATTTATGATGTACAAGTTGTATCGGTAGATGGGTTCTTGAGCGACCACTACAATCCGGCAAATAAAACCGTTAATCTCAGTCCAGAAGTCTATAGCGGAACCAGTATAGCTGCTGCTGCTGTAGCCGCCCATGAATGTGGCCATGCTGTACAGCACGCCACAGCCTATACCTGGCTGAATATGCGCAGCAAACTGGTACCTGTGGTGCAGTTCAGTAGTAGTATAGTGCAATGGGTACTCTTGGCAGGCATATTGGCTATCAATGTATTTCCATCTCTATTGCTAATTGGTATTGTATTGTTTGCGCTAACAACCTTGTTTTCGATCATTACACTCCCCGTTGAGTTTGATGCCAGTAACAGGGCCTTGGCATGGTTAGGAAATGCCAATATTACCAATAGCAGGGAGTCAAGCGGAGCAAAGGATGCATTAAAATGGGCAGCCATGACATATGTGGTAGCTGCAGTAGCATCGATTGCCACCTTGGTACAGTATCTCCTGATTTTTTTAGGGAATAGAGAACGGGATTAA
- the radA gene encoding DNA repair protein RadA has product MSKVKSAFFCSNCGYESTKWLGKCPSCSQWNTFIEEIIDKGQQNKQGWDDYREEKKQGRTVALRDVDSSEEKRIITADSELNRVLGGGIVPGSIILVAGEPGIGKSTLFLQNGLQLAQLKTLYISGEESEQQIKMRADRIQHQHAHFYLLTETSTQTIFQEIKKLKPDLVIVDSIQTLQSNLIDSPAGSVSQIRECTAELQRFAKETSTPVFLIGHITKDGSIAGPKILEHMVDTVLQFEGDRHYAYRILRTLKNRFGSTAELGIYEMTGAGMRIVSNPSEILITQREEQLSGSAIAATVEGMRPLLIEIQALVTQSVYGTPQRTVSGLDLRRLQLLLAVLEKRGGFQFGMKDVFVNIAGGLKVEDPSTDLAIICALLSSYEDIPLPQQICFAGEVGLNGEIRAVNRIEQRIAEAEKLGFEKIIISRYNKKSFDPKNFRIEIVALGRVDEVYRQLF; this is encoded by the coding sequence ATGAGTAAAGTGAAATCTGCTTTTTTCTGTAGCAATTGTGGTTATGAAAGCACGAAGTGGTTAGGTAAATGTCCTTCTTGTTCACAATGGAATACATTCATTGAAGAAATCATCGATAAAGGGCAACAAAACAAACAAGGTTGGGATGATTATCGTGAAGAAAAAAAACAAGGCAGAACTGTTGCGTTAAGAGATGTAGACTCCTCAGAAGAAAAAAGAATCATTACTGCAGATTCTGAACTCAATCGTGTACTTGGTGGTGGTATTGTTCCAGGAAGTATCATTTTGGTTGCCGGTGAACCGGGAATTGGTAAAAGCACTTTGTTTTTACAAAACGGTTTACAACTAGCACAACTGAAAACTTTATACATCAGCGGAGAAGAAAGCGAGCAACAAATCAAAATGCGGGCAGATAGAATTCAACATCAACATGCACATTTTTATTTGCTTACTGAAACATCCACACAAACCATTTTCCAGGAGATCAAAAAACTAAAACCTGATCTGGTGATTGTGGACTCAATTCAAACGCTTCAGTCGAACCTGATTGATTCGCCCGCAGGCAGTGTATCACAAATCAGAGAATGTACCGCAGAACTGCAGCGCTTTGCAAAAGAAACTTCCACTCCAGTATTCTTAATTGGTCATATTACCAAAGATGGTTCTATCGCAGGTCCAAAGATTCTGGAACATATGGTGGATACTGTTTTACAGTTTGAAGGTGATAGACATTATGCTTACCGCATTCTACGTACACTCAAGAATCGCTTTGGCAGCACAGCAGAACTGGGCATTTATGAAATGACAGGAGCAGGCATGCGCATTGTAAGCAATCCTTCTGAAATATTGATCACACAGCGTGAAGAACAACTCAGCGGCTCTGCCATTGCAGCTACTGTTGAAGGTATGCGGCCATTACTGATAGAAATACAAGCATTGGTTACACAAAGTGTCTATGGCACGCCACAAAGAACAGTAAGTGGTTTAGACTTGCGCAGATTACAACTCTTACTTGCTGTGCTGGAAAAACGCGGTGGTTTTCAGTTTGGCATGAAGGATGTATTTGTAAACATCGCTGGTGGCTTAAAAGTAGAAGATCCATCAACGGATCTTGCAATTATTTGTGCGTTGCTATCCTCTTACGAAGACATTCCACTACCACAACAAATCTGCTTTGCTGGTGAAGTTGGTTTGAATGGAGAAATACGCGCTGTAAATAGAATTGAACAACGTATTGCAGAAGCAGAAAAACTGGGCTTCGAAAAAATCATCATCTCCCGTTACAACAAAAAATCATTTGATCCTAAAAACTTCAGGATAGAAATTGTAGCACTGGGTCGCGTAGATGAAGTGTATAGACAATTGTTTTAG